One genomic region from Mesotoga infera encodes:
- a CDS encoding phenylalanine--tRNA ligase subunit alpha has product MEGLDINLEEVLSRIMKISDLNVLQEQKSQLIGKQGLITSLMKKLKEIPPENRREFGKIVNDYRNSIEDALNSRRSELEAQAKKEREESERLDYTIPGKKRDIGSLHLITQIMEEVQSIWVSMGFEVTTGPEVETAYYNFEALNTPEWHPARDMQDTFYLQDGRLLRTHTSPVQIRTMESRKPPLAIFAPGTCYRKDTPDATHLPMFHQFEILFVDKGISVSHLKGALDHFAKRLFGEDRIIRLRPSFFPFTEPSFEVDVSCGICGGLGCRSCGGSGWLEILGAGMVHPNVFRNVGLDPEVWTGFAAGTGLERIAMLKYDLEDIRDLLRNDRRFLRGYRRAVI; this is encoded by the coding sequence ATGGAAGGACTCGATATTAATCTGGAAGAAGTCCTGAGCAGAATAATGAAGATTTCCGATCTGAATGTTCTTCAGGAGCAGAAATCACAACTAATCGGGAAGCAGGGACTGATTACCTCTCTTATGAAGAAGCTTAAAGAGATTCCTCCAGAAAACCGAAGAGAATTCGGGAAAATTGTAAATGATTACAGGAACTCTATTGAAGATGCTCTGAACTCTAGGAGAAGCGAGCTTGAAGCGCAGGCAAAGAAGGAGCGAGAAGAATCCGAGAGGCTTGACTATACAATTCCCGGTAAAAAGAGGGACATAGGCTCTCTACATCTGATAACACAGATAATGGAGGAAGTCCAAAGCATCTGGGTGAGCATGGGTTTCGAAGTGACAACGGGCCCTGAGGTGGAGACGGCGTATTATAACTTTGAAGCGCTGAATACTCCCGAATGGCATCCGGCAAGGGACATGCAGGATACTTTCTATCTCCAAGACGGCAGGCTTCTACGAACTCACACTTCGCCCGTGCAGATCAGGACAATGGAGTCTAGAAAGCCGCCTCTCGCTATTTTCGCGCCGGGAACCTGTTACAGAAAGGATACTCCCGATGCGACTCACCTTCCGATGTTTCACCAGTTCGAAATCCTTTTCGTTGATAAGGGCATCTCTGTCAGTCATTTAAAGGGCGCTCTCGATCATTTTGCAAAGAGGCTTTTTGGCGAGGACAGGATAATACGTTTGCGACCAAGCTTCTTTCCCTTTACCGAGCCCAGTTTCGAAGTGGATGTAAGCTGTGGAATCTGCGGAGGATTGGGATGCAGGAGTTGCGGGGGGAGTGGGTGGCTCGAAATCTTGGGAGCGGGAATGGTTCACCCAAACGTGTTCAGGAATGTCGGTCTAGATCCGGAAGTATGGACCGGTTTTGCAGCCGGTACAGGTCTCGAGAGAATCGCAATGCTTAAATATGATCTTGAAGATATCAGAGATCTTCTCCGAAATGATAGACGTTTCCTCAGGGGTTACAGGAGGGCCGTAATATGA
- a CDS encoding phenylalanine--tRNA ligase subunit beta has translation MKLYLEWLDEFIDITDKTPEELSNSLSLSGTEVAGIEYPWEYVQGAVVGRIQSTRPHPESERLLITEVDTGSREVTIVTADMTVKSGEMVAVLPEGSALSDEKIEKKEFLGVDSEGMFLSLEELRLEDKSLEIMRLKEGRPGESVVELLGLDSAVIEVELTANRGDCLSTVGMARELGAIYEREITKPSVSESIESGEDPVLKVVLKDRGCIRYTALLMNDVNICDSPLWMKKRLVAAGLRPINNVVDITNYVMLETGHPIHAFDVERIGSTEIVVREAKDGEKLELLDGKIVELDSSDMLITNGETPLALAGVMGGEDSGIYLTTKSVLLEVAVFDPVRIRKTARKLGISTDSSYRFERGIDYEDSLYVMKRLADLMKQLAGASIGSKIVDAGGVIKAEPIYLRESFITERLGGAVPTEKTTSILKNLGFSPEKTDKGWKVTPPPFRAYDTKQEIDLVEEIGRIYGYENIENELPRILPISGGVPESLKRQKRLKDLMVAYGFDEIVTYSFINPEEISRIDNSVDHVDLANPLSMDMAVMRPSLIYNLLSATSYNYRRQNRDIKLFEVASVFDPKKEQGETIALGFVSTGRENPLDYSDKRAIDFFTFKGIVDEFFSLYGLAPSFSSFSAPWLEKGKAVSVEIAGLKVGFFGAVDISIADSLYEIKSGEVYIAELNLSLVESMMKKFAGAKKISPFPRVFRDLSFLVPHSVKYGDLESLIAKTLEGTAFGEIRVSDLYKGKGIEPGYKSITVTLAFETFDKTLTDEEINYLVDLVLRETEKIGVKLRG, from the coding sequence ATGAAGCTATATCTAGAATGGCTTGACGAATTCATTGACATAACCGACAAGACTCCCGAAGAACTCAGCAACAGCCTTTCGCTGAGTGGTACCGAAGTTGCTGGAATCGAATATCCCTGGGAATACGTCCAGGGAGCTGTCGTTGGAAGAATTCAATCCACAAGGCCTCACCCCGAGAGCGAAAGGCTCTTAATAACTGAAGTAGATACCGGTTCGCGTGAAGTTACGATCGTTACCGCAGATATGACTGTCAAGAGTGGAGAAATGGTGGCTGTTCTACCCGAAGGGTCCGCCCTTTCAGATGAGAAAATCGAAAAGAAAGAGTTCCTGGGTGTCGACTCGGAAGGGATGTTTCTGTCTCTTGAAGAACTCCGACTTGAAGATAAATCTCTCGAAATAATGCGATTGAAAGAGGGCCGACCGGGAGAATCTGTCGTTGAATTGCTTGGACTTGACTCGGCGGTAATTGAAGTTGAATTAACAGCTAATCGTGGTGACTGTCTTTCTACGGTTGGAATGGCTAGGGAGCTAGGTGCAATTTATGAAAGAGAAATCACTAAGCCCTCTGTCAGCGAATCGATCGAGTCTGGAGAAGATCCGGTACTTAAGGTGGTATTGAAAGACAGAGGTTGCATCAGGTACACGGCCCTCCTCATGAACGATGTGAATATCTGTGATTCCCCTCTCTGGATGAAGAAGAGGTTGGTTGCGGCAGGCTTGAGACCAATAAACAACGTCGTGGATATAACAAACTATGTGATGCTGGAGACGGGACATCCAATTCATGCCTTTGATGTCGAGAGGATAGGATCGACCGAAATAGTCGTTCGTGAAGCTAAGGACGGTGAGAAGCTTGAACTGCTGGATGGGAAGATTGTCGAGCTAGATAGCAGCGACATGCTTATAACTAATGGTGAGACGCCTCTTGCGCTGGCAGGAGTAATGGGTGGAGAGGATTCTGGGATATATTTGACGACGAAGAGTGTATTGCTCGAAGTTGCTGTTTTCGATCCCGTAAGAATTCGTAAAACCGCCCGGAAGCTCGGGATTTCGACGGACAGCTCATACAGATTTGAGAGAGGAATAGACTATGAAGACTCTCTGTATGTTATGAAACGGCTGGCAGACTTGATGAAACAGTTGGCTGGCGCCTCAATTGGCTCGAAAATCGTTGATGCCGGTGGCGTGATCAAGGCAGAGCCAATATACCTGAGAGAGTCATTCATAACCGAAAGACTGGGCGGGGCAGTACCGACAGAGAAGACAACCAGCATACTGAAGAATCTGGGATTCAGCCCTGAGAAGACAGATAAGGGCTGGAAAGTCACACCACCTCCATTCAGAGCATACGATACAAAGCAGGAAATCGATCTTGTCGAAGAGATTGGAAGGATCTACGGCTACGAAAATATAGAAAATGAACTTCCCAGGATCCTACCCATTTCTGGAGGCGTCCCTGAATCTCTGAAGAGACAGAAGAGATTGAAGGACCTTATGGTTGCATACGGATTCGATGAGATTGTGACTTACAGCTTCATAAATCCCGAAGAAATTTCTAGGATCGATAATAGCGTAGATCATGTTGATCTTGCGAATCCACTTTCGATGGACATGGCTGTAATGAGGCCTTCTCTGATCTATAATCTCTTGTCCGCAACCTCATATAATTACAGAAGGCAGAATAGAGATATCAAACTTTTCGAAGTAGCTTCGGTTTTTGATCCAAAGAAAGAGCAAGGGGAGACAATCGCTCTCGGTTTCGTTTCGACAGGCCGTGAAAACCCGCTGGATTATTCAGACAAGAGAGCGATCGACTTTTTCACCTTCAAGGGGATAGTTGATGAGTTCTTCTCGTTGTACGGTTTGGCCCCCTCTTTCAGCAGTTTCTCGGCTCCCTGGCTGGAAAAGGGCAAGGCAGTCTCTGTCGAGATCGCAGGACTGAAAGTTGGATTCTTTGGGGCCGTTGATATTTCTATTGCCGATTCGCTTTACGAGATCAAGAGTGGTGAAGTGTACATTGCAGAGCTCAACTTAAGCTTGGTTGAAAGCATGATGAAGAAGTTTGCCGGTGCAAAGAAGATCTCTCCTTTCCCGAGAGTCTTCAGGGATCTCTCCTTCCTGGTGCCGCATTCCGTTAAGTACGGGGATTTGGAGAGTCTTATAGCTAAGACTCTTGAAGGGACCGCCTTTGGAGAAATCAGAGTCTCCGATCTCTACAAGGGAAAGGGAATAGAGCCGGGATACAAGAGCATCACCGTTACTCTGGCCTTTGAAACTTTCGACAAAACCCTGACTGATGAAGAGATAAACTATCTCGTTGATCTTGTCTTGAGAGAAACTGAGAAGATTGGTGTGAAGTTGCGTGGATAA
- a CDS encoding sigma-70 family RNA polymerase sigma factor — protein MDEKKLIDGLKKKKVWAYEVLYDDYAPRLGSVIKSYLGFDDVEDVIQEVFIKVFRNVRKFRGDAKLSTWLYRIAVNVCKDTLARRKRNNEFLTDFRENEDKASFEPPATTNVFREVMDEISFEELMSVVGKLSEDDRLLIKLRDIDDLSYEEIADILDKPVGTVKSRLHYARKRLKELLEEVGYIG, from the coding sequence TTGGACGAAAAGAAGTTAATAGATGGACTGAAGAAGAAGAAAGTCTGGGCCTACGAAGTCTTGTATGATGATTACGCCCCGAGGTTGGGTAGTGTCATCAAATCGTATCTTGGTTTTGATGACGTTGAAGATGTGATTCAAGAGGTCTTTATAAAGGTCTTTAGGAACGTCAGGAAGTTCCGGGGCGATGCTAAGTTATCGACGTGGCTTTACAGAATTGCAGTTAATGTCTGCAAAGACACACTTGCAAGAAGAAAGCGGAATAACGAGTTTCTTACGGATTTCAGAGAGAACGAGGATAAAGCATCATTTGAGCCGCCAGCAACCACTAACGTGTTTAGGGAAGTAATGGACGAGATTTCTTTTGAAGAATTGATGTCCGTAGTTGGAAAGCTTTCTGAGGATGACCGTTTGCTTATTAAGTTGAGAGACATAGATGATCTGTCGTACGAGGAGATTGCTGACATACTCGATAAACCGGTTGGAACGGTGAAGAGCAGGTTGCACTATGCTCGAAAGAGACTCAAGGAACTTCTCGAGGAGGTAGGTTACATTGGATGA
- a CDS encoding aminopeptidase: MKKEEVKKLGEKLTMKKKNAWFTLDRDAVFAYSKDYINFIGKSVTERLAVKHLVDLLRENGFKPLSSFEESGVKKGDRIYITKGGKALIAAVIGEDLKDGIDMVAAHLDAPRLDLKPSPLVEDSELAMLKTHYYGGVKKYQWLNIPLAFVGTVVKSNGESVDVSIGMSSDDPVFVISDLLPHLDNREGDFRKVFQGKDLNAMSGSIPITDVKDFENPVKLMFLNLLYEKYGLVEEDFFSADIQLVPAIEPREVGLDRSMIGAYAHDDRVCSYTAITALKDMSSIENPKRTAMVLLFDREEIGSEGVTGAKGRFWVAFIEKLLNLSGEKGLYEIDFLLEKSRMISGDVAAGFDPTFKDAHDQTNAARFGYGIAILKYTGSRGKSGTSEASAEFMGYVRKLLNEKGVHWQSTILGEVDRGGGGTVAKFFAERGVTVVDAGTAVFGMHSPFELLSKADLYETYRAYKAFLEGGDV, from the coding sequence TTGAAGAAGGAAGAAGTCAAGAAGCTCGGCGAAAAGCTTACTATGAAGAAGAAGAATGCCTGGTTCACACTCGACAGAGACGCGGTCTTTGCCTATTCAAAAGATTATATTAACTTCATTGGCAAATCTGTTACAGAACGACTTGCTGTCAAGCACCTTGTGGACCTTCTCCGGGAAAATGGTTTCAAACCACTCTCTTCATTTGAGGAAAGCGGCGTTAAAAAGGGCGATCGTATATACATCACCAAAGGCGGCAAGGCCCTAATCGCGGCAGTCATCGGTGAAGACCTCAAGGACGGGATCGACATGGTTGCAGCTCACCTCGATGCTCCTAGATTGGATCTCAAGCCAAGTCCTCTTGTAGAAGATTCGGAGCTAGCGATGCTCAAGACACACTACTACGGCGGAGTCAAGAAGTATCAGTGGCTCAACATCCCTTTGGCCTTCGTAGGTACCGTAGTCAAGAGCAATGGAGAATCTGTTGATGTCTCTATCGGTATGAGCAGCGATGATCCTGTATTCGTAATTTCCGATCTTCTTCCACATTTGGACAACAGGGAAGGCGATTTCAGAAAGGTCTTTCAAGGAAAGGATCTCAACGCTATGTCCGGATCCATTCCTATAACGGATGTCAAGGACTTTGAGAATCCAGTAAAGCTGATGTTCCTCAATCTGTTATACGAAAAGTACGGACTTGTCGAAGAAGACTTCTTTTCTGCGGACATCCAGTTAGTGCCTGCTATCGAACCGAGGGAAGTAGGCCTTGACCGATCAATGATTGGTGCTTACGCGCATGATGATAGGGTTTGTTCATACACTGCAATTACTGCGCTTAAGGATATGTCTTCAATAGAAAACCCAAAGAGAACTGCAATGGTCCTTCTCTTCGACAGGGAGGAGATAGGAAGTGAGGGCGTTACTGGAGCAAAGGGACGGTTTTGGGTCGCTTTTATCGAGAAGCTTCTCAACCTTTCTGGAGAGAAGGGGCTTTACGAGATCGACTTCCTTCTCGAGAAATCCAGAATGATATCGGGAGATGTTGCCGCCGGATTTGACCCGACCTTCAAGGATGCTCACGATCAGACAAACGCTGCAAGATTCGGATATGGAATTGCAATATTAAAATACACGGGCTCCAGAGGAAAATCAGGAACGAGCGAAGCCAGCGCGGAGTTCATGGGCTATGTGCGAAAGCTTTTGAACGAGAAGGGAGTGCACTGGCAGAGCACGATATTAGGAGAAGTAGATAGAGGCGGCGGAGGAACAGTTGCAAAATTCTTCGCCGAAAGGGGTGTCACAGTAGTGGATGCAGGAACGGCCGTCTTCGGTATGCATTCACCATTCGAGCTTCTCTCCAAAGCTGATCTTTACGAGACCTACAGAGCATACAAGGCCTTCCTGGAGGGAGGCGATGTCTAA
- a CDS encoding transcriptional repressor gives MEIKDTIALLKSRGYRITPQRVAIIRILKDHEGHPGAEEVFRSAIQLYPNISMATVYNVMEVLEKEGIIRAIAVSKNSRRYDPNIKPHGHFICDSCGRVFDIPTKYYEACTKELPPELADFEVTSLELIYKGLCSDCKHIR, from the coding sequence ATGGAAATCAAAGACACGATAGCACTTCTTAAAAGCAGGGGTTACAGAATCACCCCTCAACGAGTTGCGATTATCAGGATTCTCAAGGATCATGAAGGTCATCCGGGAGCCGAGGAGGTTTTTAGATCTGCAATACAGTTATATCCAAATATATCTATGGCGACAGTCTACAACGTAATGGAAGTTCTCGAAAAGGAAGGAATTATCAGGGCTATTGCAGTTTCTAAGAACTCGAGGCGATATGATCCTAATATCAAACCACACGGTCACTTCATCTGTGATTCCTGTGGGAGAGTCTTCGATATTCCCACGAAGTACTACGAAGCCTGCACGAAAGAACTTCCTCCTGAACTGGCTGACTTCGAGGTAACCTCTCTCGAGCTTATCTACAAGGGGCTGTGTTCAGACTGCAAGCACATTAGATAA